A single genomic interval of Streptococcus oralis subsp. dentisani harbors:
- a CDS encoding DUF3165 family protein: MVYLIIGILLLLLYVFATPQSIKGTVNIVILVFVVVALLILLMLSILQIFQLPTEFFVTIAMLALAYFSLRDITLMPVKKGKRR, from the coding sequence ATGGTCTATTTAATCATAGGGATACTCTTATTACTACTCTATGTATTTGCGACACCCCAAAGTATCAAAGGAACAGTCAACATCGTTATCTTGGTCTTTGTAGTTGTTGCTCTCTTGATTTTGCTGATGTTGTCCATCTTGCAAATCTTCCAATTACCGACAGAATTCTTTGTCACAATCGCCATGCTGGCTCTAGCCTACTTTAGCTTGAGAGACATTACGCTCATGCCTGTAAAAAAGGGTAAAAGAAGATAA
- a CDS encoding DUF421 domain-containing protein: protein MTLNYMEILIKLALGLFSLVFVINVTGKGNLAPNSATDQIQNYVLGGIIGGVIYNSSISILQYTVILMMWTILVLTLKWLNNNVRFVKRLIDGKPTLLIKNGQIDPEACRSVGLSAAEVALKLRSQGIFQMKQVKCAVQEQNGQLIVVQIGDENPKYPVVTDGVIQVDVLESIGRSEEWLLDNLSKQGYDNVANIFIAEYDKGVVSVVTYE from the coding sequence ATGACACTCAACTATATGGAAATTTTAATCAAACTGGCCTTGGGTCTTTTCTCTCTTGTTTTTGTTATTAATGTGACAGGAAAGGGGAATCTAGCACCTAACTCTGCTACAGACCAAATTCAGAACTATGTTCTTGGTGGTATCATCGGTGGGGTAATTTACAATAGTTCAATCAGTATCCTGCAATACACAGTGATTTTGATGATGTGGACGATTTTGGTTTTGACCCTAAAGTGGCTCAATAACAATGTTCGCTTTGTCAAACGCTTGATTGATGGGAAACCAACTCTCCTCATCAAAAATGGGCAGATTGACCCAGAAGCCTGTCGTTCAGTTGGTTTGTCTGCAGCAGAAGTTGCTCTCAAACTTCGTAGCCAAGGGATTTTCCAGATGAAACAGGTCAAATGCGCTGTGCAGGAGCAAAATGGCCAACTCATCGTGGTCCAAATAGGAGATGAAAATCCTAAGTATCCAGTTGTGACTGACGGTGTGATCCAAGTCGATGTTTTGGAATCGATTGGTCGTAGCGAAGAGTGGTTGCTTGATAACCTCAGCAAACAAGGATATGACAATGTGGCCAATATCTTTATCGCTGAGTATGACAAGGGTGTCGTCTCAGTCGTAACCTATGAATAA
- a CDS encoding nucleobase:cation symporter-2 family protein, translating into MQKQEKHSQAAVLGLQHLLAMYSGSILVPIMIATALGYSAEQLTYLISTDIFMCGVATFLQLQLNKYFGIGLPVVLGVAFQSVAPLIMIGQSHGSGAMFGALIVSGIYVVLISGIFSKVANLFPSIVTGSVITTIGLTLIPVAIGNMGNNVPEPTGQSLLLAAITVLIILLINIFTKGFIKSISILIGLVVGTAIAATMGLVDFSPVAAAPLVHVPTPLYFGVPTFEISSIVMMCIIATVSMVESTGVYLALSDITNDPIDSTRLRNGYRAEGLAVLLGGIFNTFPYTGFSQNVGLVKLSGIKTRLPIYYAAGFLILLGLLPKFGALAQIIPSPVLGGAMLVMFGFVSLQGMQILARVDFANNEHNFLIAAVSIAAGVGLNNSNLFVSMPTAFQMFFSNGIVVASLLAIVLNAVLNRKKK; encoded by the coding sequence ATGCAAAAACAAGAAAAACACTCGCAAGCAGCCGTTCTTGGCTTACAGCACTTACTAGCCATGTACTCAGGCTCTATCCTAGTTCCTATTATGATTGCGACAGCTCTTGGCTATTCAGCTGAACAGTTGACCTACTTAATTTCCACAGATATCTTCATGTGTGGGGTGGCTACCTTCCTCCAACTCCAACTCAACAAATACTTTGGGATTGGACTACCAGTCGTTCTCGGAGTTGCCTTCCAATCCGTCGCTCCTTTGATTATGATTGGTCAAAGTCACGGTAGCGGTGCTATGTTTGGTGCCCTTATCGTTTCTGGGATTTATGTAGTTCTGATTTCAGGCATTTTCTCAAAAGTTGCCAATCTTTTCCCATCTATCGTAACGGGCTCTGTCATTACCACAATTGGATTGACCTTGATTCCTGTCGCTATTGGTAATATGGGAAATAACGTTCCAGAGCCAACTGGTCAAAGTCTCCTACTTGCTGCTATCACTGTTCTGATTATCCTCTTGATCAACATCTTTACCAAAGGATTTATCAAGTCTATCTCCATTTTGATTGGTCTGGTTGTTGGAACTGCCATTGCTGCTACTATGGGCTTGGTAGATTTCTCACCTGTTGCAGCAGCACCGCTTGTCCATGTCCCAACTCCCCTCTATTTTGGTGTACCGACTTTTGAAATCTCCTCTATTGTCATGATGTGCATCATCGCAACAGTTTCCATGGTGGAGTCAACTGGTGTTTATCTGGCCTTGTCAGATATTACCAATGACCCAATCGACAGCACGCGCCTGCGCAACGGTTACCGCGCAGAAGGTCTGGCCGTACTTCTCGGAGGAATCTTTAACACCTTCCCTTACACAGGATTTTCACAAAACGTTGGTTTGGTTAAATTGTCAGGTATCAAGACTCGCCTGCCAATCTACTACGCAGCTGGTTTCCTAATCCTCCTTGGACTCCTTCCTAAGTTTGGTGCCCTCGCCCAAATCATTCCAAGTCCTGTCCTTGGAGGTGCCATGCTGGTGATGTTTGGTTTTGTTTCCCTTCAAGGAATGCAAATCCTAGCGCGCGTTGACTTTGCTAACAATGAACACAACTTCCTTATCGCAGCTGTATCCATCGCTGCAGGTGTCGGACTCAACAATAGTAATCTCTTTGTCAGCATGCCAACAGCCTTCCAAATGTTCTTCTCAAACGGAATCGTCGTGGCAAGCCTCCTCGCCATTGTACTCAATGCCGTATTAAATCGGAAAAAGAAATAA
- the typA gene encoding translational GTPase TypA: protein MTKLREDIRNIAIIAHVDHGKTTLVDELLKQSETLDARTELAERAMDSNDIEKERGITILAKNTAVAYNGTRINIMDTPGHADFGGEVERIMKMVDGVVLVVDAYEGTMPQTRFVLKKALEQDLVPIVVVNKIDKPSARPAEVVDEVLELFIELGADDDQLDFPVVYASAINGTSSLSDDPADQEKTMAPIFDTIIDHIPAPVDNSDEPLQFQVSLLDYNDFVGRIGIGRVFRGSVKVGDQVTLSKLDGTTKNFRVTKLFGFFGLERREIQEAKAGDLIAVSGMEDIFVGETITPTDAVEPLPILHIDEPTLQMTFLVNNSPFAGKEGKWVTSRKVEERLQAELQTDVSLRVDPTDSPDKWTVSGRGELHLSILIETMRREGYELQVSRPEVIVKEIDGVKCEPFERVQIDTPEEYQGSVIQSLSERKGEMLDMISTGNGQTRLVFLVPARGLIGYSTEFLSMTRGYGIMNHTFDQYLPLIPGEIGGRHRGALVSIDAGKATTYSIMSIEERGTIFVNPGTEVYEGMIIGENSRENDLTVNITKAKQMTNVRSATKDQTAVIKTPRILTLEESLEFLNDDEYMEVTPESIRLRKQILNKAEREKANKKKKSAE, encoded by the coding sequence ATGACAAAATTAAGAGAAGATATCCGTAACATTGCGATTATCGCCCACGTTGACCACGGTAAAACAACCCTCGTTGACGAATTATTGAAACAATCAGAAACTCTTGATGCACGTACTGAATTAGCAGAGCGCGCTATGGACTCAAACGATATCGAAAAAGAGCGTGGAATTACCATCCTTGCTAAAAATACAGCCGTTGCCTACAACGGAACTCGCATCAATATCATGGACACACCAGGACACGCGGACTTCGGTGGAGAAGTTGAGCGTATCATGAAAATGGTTGACGGTGTTGTTTTGGTCGTAGATGCCTATGAAGGAACCATGCCCCAAACTCGTTTCGTATTGAAAAAAGCCTTGGAACAAGACCTCGTCCCAATCGTGGTTGTCAATAAAATCGATAAACCATCAGCTCGTCCAGCAGAAGTAGTGGATGAAGTATTGGAACTTTTTATTGAGCTTGGTGCAGATGATGACCAGCTTGACTTCCCAGTGGTGTATGCTTCAGCTATCAACGGAACCTCTTCCTTGTCAGATGATCCAGCTGATCAAGAAAAAACAATGGCACCAATCTTTGATACGATTATCGACCATATCCCAGCTCCAGTCGACAATTCAGATGAGCCTTTGCAGTTCCAAGTTTCACTTTTGGACTACAATGACTTCGTTGGTCGTATCGGTATCGGTCGTGTCTTCCGTGGTAGTGTAAAAGTTGGGGATCAAGTTACCCTTTCTAAACTAGATGGTACAACGAAGAACTTCCGTGTTACAAAACTCTTCGGTTTCTTTGGTTTGGAACGTCGTGAAATCCAAGAAGCCAAAGCAGGTGACTTGATTGCCGTTTCCGGTATGGAAGACATCTTTGTCGGTGAAACCATTACTCCAACAGACGCTGTTGAACCACTTCCAATCCTTCACATCGATGAACCAACACTTCAAATGACTTTCTTAGTCAACAATTCACCATTTGCTGGTAAAGAAGGTAAATGGGTGACTTCTCGTAAGGTGGAAGAACGCTTGCAAGCAGAATTGCAAACAGACGTTTCCCTTCGTGTTGACCCAACGGACTCACCAGATAAATGGACTGTTTCAGGTCGTGGAGAATTGCACTTGTCAATCCTGATCGAAACCATGCGTCGCGAAGGCTATGAGCTTCAAGTGTCTCGTCCAGAAGTTATCGTAAAAGAGATTGACGGTGTTAAATGTGAGCCATTTGAACGTGTTCAAATCGATACTCCAGAAGAATACCAAGGTTCTGTTATCCAAAGCCTTTCTGAACGTAAGGGTGAAATGTTGGATATGATTTCAACTGGTAATGGTCAAACTCGTTTGGTCTTCCTTGTTCCAGCGCGTGGTTTGATCGGATATTCAACTGAGTTCTTGTCAATGACTCGTGGTTACGGTATCATGAACCATACCTTCGACCAATACTTGCCACTCATTCCAGGTGAAATCGGTGGACGTCACCGTGGTGCCCTTGTTTCGATCGATGCTGGTAAGGCTACAACTTATTCAATCATGTCTATCGAAGAACGTGGTACCATCTTTGTCAATCCAGGTACTGAGGTTTACGAAGGAATGATCATCGGTGAAAACTCTCGTGAGAATGACTTGACAGTGAATATCACCAAGGCTAAACAAATGACCAACGTCCGTTCAGCTACTAAGGACCAAACAGCGGTTATCAAGACACCTCGTATCTTGACCCTTGAAGAGTCTCTTGAGTTCTTGAATGACGATGAGTACATGGAAGTAACGCCTGAGTCTATCCGTTTGCGTAAGCAAATCCTCAACAAGGCAGAGCGCGAGAAAGCCAACAAAAAGAAAAAATCAGCTGAATAA
- a CDS encoding exodeoxyribonuclease III, giving the protein MKLISWNIDSLNAALTSDSARAKLSQEVLQTLVAENADIIAIQETKLSAKGPTKKHLEILEELFPGYENTWRSSQEPARKGYAGTMFLYKKELTPTVTFPEIGAPSTMDLEGRIITLEFDEFFVTQVYTPNAGDGLKRLEERQVWDVKYAEYLAELDKEKPVLATGDYNVAHNEIDLANPASNRRSPGFTDEERAGFTNLLATGFTDTFRHLHGDIPNQYTWWAQRSKTSKINNTGWRIDYWLTSNRVADKVTKSDMIDSGARQDHTPIVMEIEL; this is encoded by the coding sequence ATGAAACTTATCTCATGGAATATTGATTCCCTCAATGCAGCCCTAACTAGTGACTCAGCTCGTGCCAAATTGTCCCAAGAAGTCCTACAAACCTTGGTCGCTGAAAATGCTGATATCATTGCTATCCAAGAAACCAAGCTTTCTGCCAAAGGCCCTACAAAGAAACACTTGGAAATTTTAGAAGAACTCTTCCCAGGCTACGAAAACACGTGGCGCTCTTCCCAAGAACCTGCCCGTAAAGGCTATGCTGGTACTATGTTCCTCTATAAGAAAGAACTCACACCCACTGTCACTTTCCCAGAAATCGGTGCCCCTTCTACCATGGACTTGGAAGGTCGTATCATCACTCTAGAATTTGATGAATTTTTCGTGACCCAAGTTTACACTCCAAACGCTGGCGACGGCCTCAAACGTTTGGAAGAACGCCAAGTCTGGGATGTCAAATATGCAGAATACTTAGCTGAACTGGACAAAGAAAAACCAGTCCTTGCGACCGGTGACTACAACGTGGCCCACAATGAAATCGACCTTGCAAATCCTGCCAGCAACCGCCGTTCACCAGGATTTACCGACGAGGAACGTGCTGGATTTACCAATCTCTTGGCAACAGGATTTACCGACACCTTCCGCCACTTGCACGGCGATATCCCTAACCAATACACTTGGTGGGCGCAACGCAGCAAGACTTCTAAAATCAACAATACAGGCTGGAGAATCGACTACTGGCTGACCAGCAACCGAGTGGCTGACAAGGTGACTAAGTCTGATATGATTGACTCCGGTGCGCGCCAAGACCACACACCCATTGTCATGGAGATTGAACTCTAA
- a CDS encoding xanthine phosphoribosyltransferase: MKLLEERILQDGHILGDNILKVDSFLTHQVDYRLMREIGKVFAEKFASAGITKVVTIEASGIVPAVFTAEALDVPMIFAKKAKNITMNEGILTAEVYSFTKQVTSTVSIAGKFLSQEDKVLIIDDFLANGQAAKGLIHIIEQAGAKIEAIGIVIEKSFQDGRDLLEKAGYPVLSLARLERFENGQVVFKEADL; the protein is encoded by the coding sequence ATGAAATTATTAGAAGAACGCATCCTTCAGGATGGGCATATCTTGGGTGACAACATTCTCAAGGTAGATTCCTTTTTAACCCACCAGGTTGACTATCGTTTGATGCGAGAGATTGGTAAAGTTTTTGCGGAAAAATTTGCTTCTGCTGGCATTACCAAGGTCGTGACCATTGAAGCGTCAGGCATTGTCCCAGCTGTTTTTACAGCTGAAGCCTTAGACGTTCCCATGATTTTCGCCAAAAAAGCTAAAAACATCACCATGAACGAAGGCATCTTAACTGCCGAAGTCTACTCCTTTACCAAGCAGGTGACCAGCACGGTTTCCATCGCTGGAAAATTCCTCTCACAAGAGGACAAGGTCTTGATTATTGACGATTTCCTTGCTAATGGACAAGCTGCCAAAGGCTTGATCCACATCATCGAACAAGCTGGCGCAAAAATCGAAGCTATCGGTATTGTTATCGAAAAATCCTTCCAAGATGGTCGTGACTTGCTCGAGAAAGCCGGCTATCCAGTTCTATCACTCGCTCGTTTGGAACGTTTTGAAAATGGTCAGGTCGTATTTAAGGAGGCAGATCTCTAA
- a CDS encoding bleomycin resistance protein — translation MDYQAVIPEFVVSDIEKSRHFYCDLLGFSVEYERPEEKFLFLSLEDCQLMLEEGSAEELAQLTYPFERGVNISFGIADVPQLHQKLLAANYPIHRPLTKREFRVGDSFIYPHEFAILDPDGYFLRFSE, via the coding sequence ATGGACTATCAAGCTGTCATTCCTGAATTTGTAGTATCTGACATAGAAAAATCACGCCACTTCTACTGCGACCTGCTAGGATTCTCTGTCGAATACGAGCGTCCAGAGGAGAAATTTCTCTTCCTCTCGCTTGAAGACTGCCAACTTATGCTAGAAGAAGGCAGCGCAGAAGAATTAGCTCAGCTGACCTATCCTTTCGAGCGCGGTGTCAATATTTCCTTTGGCATTGCGGATGTTCCTCAGCTCCACCAAAAACTGCTGGCAGCTAACTATCCCATCCATCGTCCCCTGACAAAAAGAGAATTTCGAGTAGGAGATAGCTTTATATATCCCCATGAATTTGCGATTTTGGATCCAGATGGCTATTTTTTAAGATTTAGCGAATAA
- a CDS encoding DUF3290 family protein, with product MKFYSYDYVLSQISQQNGIMIGFGIVLLAITGFFAFKAYRDKKGTKFRELVMILALTLVAMLLVTISKYQTNQASNNQFQTSLHFIEVVSKDLGVDKSEVYVNTSAATDGALVKVGPNFYRAMNGSQPDKYLLEKLELNQTDAIELVEVNK from the coding sequence ATGAAATTTTACTCATATGACTATGTGCTTAGCCAAATCAGTCAACAAAATGGAATCATGATTGGCTTTGGGATTGTGCTCCTAGCTATCACAGGATTTTTTGCTTTTAAGGCTTATCGAGATAAAAAGGGGACTAAGTTTCGGGAATTGGTCATGATTTTGGCCTTGACCTTGGTAGCCATGCTTTTGGTAACAATCTCAAAATACCAGACCAATCAAGCCTCTAACAATCAATTTCAAACCTCACTTCATTTCATAGAGGTTGTTTCCAAAGACTTGGGGGTGGATAAATCAGAAGTTTACGTTAATACTTCAGCTGCCACTGATGGAGCGCTTGTCAAGGTAGGTCCAAATTTCTACCGCGCTATGAACGGGAGCCAACCAGACAAGTATCTTTTAGAGAAATTAGAATTGAATCAAACAGACGCTATTGAATTGGTGGAGGTAAACAAATGA